Proteins encoded by one window of Clostridium cagae:
- a CDS encoding F0F1 ATP synthase subunit B — translation METNYSVIFMTIINFCILVAILKHFFWDKIKGIINERQDFVDEQLLKVDEDSEKARMYLLENQRILQTAKEEGKKITESQKEKANKVYDEIVEDANEEAKSLLERAKTDIQREKEKAEYEIKKQAVDLAIELSIKALEENIDESKHRELISNFITKVGM, via the coding sequence ATGGAAACTAATTATTCAGTAATTTTTATGACAATAATTAACTTTTGTATTCTAGTTGCTATTTTAAAGCATTTTTTCTGGGACAAAATAAAAGGTATAATTAATGAAAGACAAGATTTTGTTGATGAACAATTATTAAAAGTTGATGAAGACTCAGAAAAAGCAAGAATGTATCTACTAGAAAATCAAAGAATATTGCAAACAGCTAAAGAAGAAGGTAAAAAAATTACCGAAAGTCAAAAAGAAAAAGCCAATAAAGTATATGATGAAATAGTTGAAGATGCTAATGAAGAGGCTAAATCTTTATTAGAAAGAGCTAAGACTGATATACAACGTGAAAAAGAAAAAGCTGAGTATGAGATTAAAAAACAAGCAGTAGATTTAGCTATAGAACTTTCAATTAAGGCTTTAGAAGAAAACATAGACGAAAGTAAACACAGAGAACTTATAAGCAATTTTATTACTAAGGTAGGTATGTAG
- a CDS encoding F0F1 ATP synthase subunit delta: MYEYLDRRYALALYQVAEKKGKVDEYLQDLREICELIENNHEFYEVIKHPQISTKKKKKTFISIFKDKIDEELLSFLLILIEKDRILYLREKLNEMEKIDLERKNTLKGIIKTAIPLLSNEFDNLRDIFQKKYDKNILFETEVDRNLLGGVYVRVGHDVIDDTVKSKIEEMKDLMLKQK; encoded by the coding sequence ATGTATGAATACTTAGATAGGCGATATGCATTAGCACTTTACCAAGTTGCTGAAAAAAAAGGAAAAGTGGATGAATACTTACAAGATTTAAGAGAAATTTGTGAACTAATTGAAAATAATCATGAATTTTATGAAGTAATAAAACATCCACAAATAAGTACAAAGAAAAAAAAGAAAACATTTATTAGTATTTTTAAAGACAAGATTGATGAAGAATTACTTTCTTTTCTTCTTATATTAATTGAAAAAGATAGAATACTCTATCTTAGAGAAAAATTAAATGAGATGGAAAAGATAGATCTTGAAAGAAAAAATACATTAAAAGGTATTATAAAGACAGCTATACCACTTTTATCAAATGAATTTGATAACTTAAGAGATATTTTTCAAAAAAAATACGATAAAAATATTTTATTTGAAACTGAAGTAGATCGTAATTTATTAGGTGGAGTTTATGTAAGAGTTGGTCATGATGTAATAGATGATACTGTCAAATCTAAGATAGAAGAAATGAAAGATTTAATGCTTAAACAGAAATAG
- the atpA gene encoding F0F1 ATP synthase subunit alpha has protein sequence MNIKPEEITSIIKKEIEKYEKQIKTVDSGTIIQVGDGVSRVYGLDDCMEGELLEFPNDVYGMALNLEQDNVGCVLLGNEEGIKEGDIVKGSGKIVEVPVGEALIGRVVNSLGEELDGKGPINTNQTRPIEVKAPSIIDRSSVNEPLQTGIKAIDSMIPIGKGQRELIIGDRQTGKTALVIDTILNQKGKDVICIYVAIGQKQSTVAHIVNTLTEMGAMDYSIIVSSTAADSAPLQYLAPYAGCSIGEYFMNQGKDVLIVYDDLSKHAVAYRTMSLLLRRPPGREAYPGDVFYIHSRLLERAAKLSKENGGGSLTALPIIETLAGDITAYIPTNVISITDGQIFLESDLFNSGQRPAVNAGISVSRVGGNAQIKAMKQVTGTLRLELAQYRELAAFAQFGSDLDKDSKKRLEKGKRLVEILKQDQYKPLEVEKQVIILYTAVNDFLSDIKVEDIKKFEKELLEYVDTHYRELGRQIAEEKVLTDEIKAKLEVAIVEFKKIFLQEA, from the coding sequence ATGAATATTAAGCCAGAAGAAATAACTTCTATTATTAAAAAAGAAATAGAGAAGTATGAAAAGCAAATAAAAACAGTAGATTCTGGTACTATAATTCAAGTCGGAGATGGAGTTTCAAGAGTTTATGGATTAGATGACTGCATGGAAGGTGAATTACTAGAATTCCCAAATGATGTATATGGAATGGCTTTAAATCTAGAACAAGACAATGTTGGATGCGTTCTTTTAGGAAATGAAGAAGGTATAAAAGAAGGAGATATTGTTAAGGGTTCTGGAAAAATAGTTGAAGTTCCAGTAGGTGAAGCGTTAATAGGTAGAGTTGTTAATTCATTAGGTGAAGAACTTGATGGAAAAGGCCCAATAAACACAAATCAAACTAGACCTATAGAAGTTAAAGCACCTAGCATTATAGATAGAAGTTCTGTTAATGAACCATTACAAACAGGAATTAAAGCTATAGATTCAATGATTCCAATAGGTAAAGGACAAAGAGAACTTATAATAGGTGATAGACAAACAGGAAAGACAGCACTTGTTATAGATACTATATTAAATCAAAAAGGAAAAGATGTAATATGTATTTATGTAGCTATTGGACAAAAACAATCTACAGTTGCACATATAGTTAATACATTAACTGAAATGGGTGCTATGGATTACAGTATAATAGTAAGTTCAACAGCAGCAGATTCTGCTCCATTACAATATCTTGCACCATATGCAGGATGTAGTATTGGTGAGTACTTTATGAATCAAGGAAAAGATGTATTGATAGTTTATGATGATTTATCTAAGCACGCAGTAGCTTATAGAACAATGTCACTACTTCTTAGAAGACCGCCAGGCAGAGAAGCTTATCCAGGAGATGTTTTCTATATACATTCAAGATTGCTTGAAAGAGCAGCTAAATTATCTAAAGAGAATGGTGGAGGATCATTAACAGCTCTTCCTATAATAGAAACACTAGCTGGAGATATAACAGCATATATCCCAACAAATGTAATATCAATTACAGATGGTCAAATATTCTTAGAATCTGATTTATTCAATTCAGGACAAAGACCAGCTGTTAATGCCGGTATATCAGTATCAAGAGTTGGTGGTAATGCTCAAATTAAAGCAATGAAGCAAGTGACAGGTACTTTAAGACTAGAACTTGCCCAATATAGAGAATTAGCAGCATTCGCCCAATTTGGATCAGATTTAGATAAAGATTCAAAGAAGAGACTTGAAAAAGGTAAGAGACTTGTTGAAATATTAAAACAAGATCAATATAAGCCTTTAGAAGTTGAGAAGCAAGTTATTATATTATATACAGCAGTTAATGATTTCTTATCTGATATAAAAGTAGAAGATATAAAGAAATTCGAAAAAGAATTATTAGAATATGTAGATACTCATTATAGAGAATTAGGAAGACAAATTGCTGAAGAAAAAGTTTTAACAGATGAAATAAAAGCTAAATTAGAAGTAGCGATAGTTGAGTTTAAAAAGATATTTTTACAAGAAGCATAG
- the atpG gene encoding ATP synthase F1 subunit gamma → MGSAGLIEIKRRIKSVESTRKITNAMGLVATSKLRKTRKELFINKKFFEETEKIIEKLASTISQDDDSIYFKSNKSKYKLYILVSSDTGLCGSYNNTVVSYLDSLVRDEKENIKVITVGSKGLSYVKRIGLDTIADYVDIPDIPTVKEVKIVFESALKMYKDGEVSEINVAYLDFVSPVKQEPKAEKLLPIEKITSVPEEFITEPNSEEVLNNALNIHLKGKFRNILLSAKCSEQSSRMTAMNGATQNANDILDNLNLKYNRIRQQIITQEISEIVGGAEAQK, encoded by the coding sequence ATGGGTTCAGCTGGACTTATAGAAATTAAACGAAGAATAAAGTCAGTAGAAAGTACAAGGAAAATAACTAATGCTATGGGACTTGTTGCCACTTCTAAGTTAAGAAAAACTAGAAAAGAATTATTTATAAATAAAAAGTTTTTTGAAGAAACTGAAAAAATTATAGAGAAGCTTGCATCAACTATTTCACAAGATGATGATAGTATTTATTTTAAATCTAATAAAAGTAAGTATAAATTATACATTTTAGTATCATCAGATACAGGCTTATGTGGTAGTTATAATAATACCGTAGTATCTTACTTAGATAGCTTAGTCAGAGATGAAAAAGAAAACATAAAAGTAATTACTGTTGGGAGCAAAGGATTAAGTTATGTAAAGAGAATAGGTCTTGATACAATAGCTGATTATGTTGATATACCAGATATACCAACAGTAAAGGAAGTTAAAATTGTTTTTGAAAGTGCTCTTAAAATGTATAAAGATGGAGAAGTTTCAGAAATTAACGTTGCATACTTAGATTTTGTTTCTCCAGTAAAACAAGAACCCAAAGCAGAAAAACTGTTACCAATAGAAAAAATTACTAGTGTGCCAGAAGAATTTATAACTGAACCAAATAGTGAGGAAGTTTTAAATAATGCATTAAACATTCACTTGAAAGGTAAGTTTAGAAATATTTTATTAAGTGCTAAATGTAGTGAACAAAGTTCAAGAATGACAGCTATGAACGGCGCTACTCAAAATGCAAATGACATATTAGATAATTTAAATCTAAAATATAACAGAATAAGACAACAAATTATTACCCAAGAAATATCAGAAATAGTTGGAGGAGCAGAAGCTCAAAAATAG
- the atpD gene encoding F0F1 ATP synthase subunit beta, with protein sequence MPGKIGKVVQVIGPVVDIKFDSDSLPNLYNAISIDMGERTLIAEVEQHVGDDIVRTIAMEATEGLKRGMDAVDTEKAISVPVGDQVLGRLFNVLGKPIDNAGEVEAEEIYPIHRPAPSFKDQAVEPEMFETGIKVIDLLAPYQRGGKIGLFGGAGVGKTVLIQELINNIAKEHGGLSVFTGVGERSREGNDLYHEMRESGVIDKTALVFGQMNEPPGARMRVALTGLTMAEYFRDKGQDVLLFIDNIFRFTQAGSEVSALLGRIPSAVGYQPTLATEMGALQERITSTKNGSITSVQAVYVPADDLTDPAPATTFSHLDATTVLSRSIVELGIYPAVDPLESSSRILDPRLVGEEHYNVATKVKNILERYKELQDIIAILGVDELSDEDKAVVSRARKVQRFLSQPFTVGEQFTGMPGKYVSVKETIKGFKEILEGKYDDLPESAFLFIGSVEEAVQKAKSLA encoded by the coding sequence ATGCCTGGTAAGATTGGAAAAGTAGTTCAAGTAATTGGACCAGTAGTTGATATAAAGTTTGATTCAGATTCTCTTCCAAATTTATATAACGCGATTAGTATTGATATGGGAGAAAGAACTCTAATTGCTGAGGTTGAACAACATGTCGGTGATGATATAGTAAGAACAATTGCTATGGAAGCAACTGAAGGATTAAAAAGAGGGATGGATGCAGTTGATACAGAAAAAGCTATTTCTGTACCAGTAGGAGATCAAGTATTAGGAAGACTTTTTAATGTGTTAGGAAAGCCTATAGACAATGCAGGAGAAGTAGAAGCTGAAGAAATTTATCCAATTCATAGACCAGCACCAAGCTTTAAAGATCAAGCCGTTGAACCAGAAATGTTTGAAACAGGTATCAAGGTTATAGATTTACTTGCACCGTATCAAAGAGGTGGTAAAATAGGTCTTTTTGGTGGAGCAGGAGTTGGAAAAACAGTATTAATTCAAGAATTAATAAACAACATAGCTAAAGAACATGGTGGATTATCAGTGTTTACTGGAGTTGGAGAAAGATCTAGAGAAGGTAATGATCTTTATCATGAAATGAGAGAATCAGGCGTTATAGATAAAACAGCATTAGTATTTGGTCAAATGAATGAACCACCTGGTGCTAGAATGAGAGTTGCATTAACAGGGTTAACTATGGCTGAATATTTTAGAGATAAAGGTCAAGATGTATTACTATTTATAGATAATATATTTAGATTTACTCAAGCTGGATCAGAAGTTTCAGCATTACTTGGAAGAATACCATCAGCAGTTGGTTACCAACCAACCTTAGCAACTGAAATGGGTGCACTTCAAGAAAGAATTACATCAACTAAGAATGGTTCTATAACATCTGTTCAAGCAGTTTATGTTCCAGCTGATGATTTAACAGATCCAGCACCAGCAACAACATTCTCACATCTAGATGCAACAACTGTTTTATCAAGAAGTATAGTTGAATTAGGAATATATCCAGCTGTAGATCCATTAGAATCTTCATCAAGAATACTAGATCCTAGACTTGTTGGTGAGGAACATTATAATGTAGCTACAAAGGTTAAAAACATACTTGAAAGATACAAAGAATTACAAGACATTATAGCAATATTAGGTGTTGATGAATTATCTGATGAAGATAAAGCTGTAGTTTCTAGAGCAAGAAAAGTACAAAGATTTTTATCACAACCATTTACAGTAGGTGAACAATTTACAGGAATGCCTGGAAAATATGTTTCTGTAAAAGAGACAATAAAAGGATTTAAAGAAATTTTAGAAGGTAAATATGATGATTTACCAGAATCAGCATTCTTATTCATTGGTTCAGTTGAAGAAGCTGTACAAAAAGCTAAAAGTTTAGCATAG
- the atpC gene encoding ATP synthase F1 subunit epsilon, whose translation MADTFLLKIVTPDKDIFNGNIKRIFLKNSVGRLEILANHANMVTSTISSIVEFTDADGKDRKLFISKGIASIFNNEMTIFSESAEFSDNIDLNRAEKAKERAEKRLLEGNKYDKERAELALLRSIERINLKKMN comes from the coding sequence ATGGCTGATACCTTTTTATTAAAGATTGTTACCCCTGATAAGGACATATTTAATGGTAATATAAAAAGAATATTTTTAAAAAATAGTGTAGGAAGATTAGAGATATTAGCAAATCATGCTAATATGGTAACAAGTACTATATCATCGATTGTAGAATTTACAGATGCTGATGGTAAGGATAGGAAGTTATTTATTTCTAAGGGAATTGCAAGTATATTCAATAATGAAATGACAATTTTCAGTGAATCTGCTGAATTTTCTGATAATATTGATTTGAATAGAGCAGAAAAAGCAAAAGAAAGAGCAGAAAAAAGATTACTTGAAGGAAATAAATATGATAAGGAAAGAGCAGAATTAGCATTGCTAAGGTCTATTGAAAGAATAAACTTAAAAAAAATGAATTAA
- the murA gene encoding UDP-N-acetylglucosamine 1-carboxyvinyltransferase — translation MEKIIVKGVKKLEGEVDISCAKNSVLPIIAATILCPEDITINNTPMLEDVEVICQLLSQLNCDISFSKINDKLKINTKNLNPVDADTDLIRKMRASFLIMGPMLSRFGYCKLSLPGGCNIGSRPIDLHLKGFKALGADINIGHGFVEVKAKKLIGNRIYLDFPSVGATENILTASILANGTTIIENAAEEPEIEDLARFLNSMGANIEGAGQGKITIHGVKKLKGINYTPIYDRIEAGTFMIAAGITNSIIKINGVNEDHLRPVIEKLKECGIKFNKLSNNSIIVDGTGEKRPVDIKTLPYPGFPTDMQAQMMSLLCLTKGTSIITETIFENRFMHVTELLRMGANIKIDGRTAIIDGAPKLTGAKVKATDLRAGAAMILAGLAAEGETEIGDIYHIDRGYVNVEKKFRNLGAEVYRIDV, via the coding sequence ATGGAAAAAATAATAGTTAAAGGTGTAAAAAAACTAGAAGGTGAAGTTGATATAAGTTGTGCTAAAAATTCGGTTTTACCAATAATTGCAGCGACTATATTATGTCCAGAAGATATTACTATAAACAACACACCCATGTTGGAAGATGTAGAAGTTATTTGTCAATTATTATCTCAATTAAATTGTGATATTAGTTTTTCAAAAATAAATGATAAATTAAAAATTAATACTAAAAATTTAAATCCTGTTGATGCTGATACTGATCTTATTAGAAAAATGAGAGCATCATTTTTGATAATGGGTCCTATGTTATCAAGATTTGGATATTGTAAATTATCATTGCCTGGTGGATGTAATATTGGAAGTAGACCTATAGATTTACACTTAAAGGGATTCAAAGCTTTAGGAGCTGATATTAATATTGGTCATGGCTTTGTAGAAGTTAAAGCTAAAAAATTAATAGGAAATAGAATATATTTAGACTTTCCATCAGTAGGTGCAACTGAAAATATTTTAACAGCATCGATACTAGCAAATGGAACAACTATAATAGAAAATGCAGCAGAAGAACCTGAAATAGAAGATTTAGCAAGATTTTTAAATTCTATGGGAGCTAATATAGAGGGTGCAGGACAAGGAAAAATAACAATACATGGAGTGAAAAAATTAAAAGGGATAAATTATACTCCAATATACGATAGAATTGAAGCAGGAACATTTATGATAGCAGCAGGAATAACAAATAGTATTATAAAAATTAATGGAGTAAATGAAGATCATTTAAGGCCTGTTATAGAAAAATTAAAGGAATGTGGAATTAAATTTAATAAATTAAGTAACAATTCAATTATAGTAGATGGTACTGGAGAAAAAAGACCAGTTGATATAAAAACATTACCATATCCAGGTTTTCCAACTGATATGCAAGCTCAAATGATGAGCTTATTATGTTTAACTAAAGGAACAAGTATCATAACTGAAACTATATTTGAAAATAGATTTATGCATGTTACAGAATTATTAAGAATGGGAGCAAATATAAAAATTGATGGTAGAACTGCTATAATTGATGGTGCTCCTAAGCTAACTGGAGCTAAAGTAAAAGCAACAGATTTAAGAGCAGGAGCTGCTATGATCTTAGCAGGATTAGCTGCAGAAGGAGAAACTGAAATAGGGGATATATATCATATAGATAGAGGATATGTTAATGTAGAAAAAAAATTCAGGAATCTTGGTGCTGAAGTTTATAGAATAGATGTATGA
- the spoIID gene encoding stage II sporulation protein D, with protein MRNNKFNKDIKLIILITLITLVMLILSPIVFLKSDFNIFKPFEINNSIVKETYKIELPKNKKVKLYRKDKDKLDEIDIEEYIIGVVASEMPANFDENALKAQAVAARTYYINKLNNHCKEASKSEGEICDTTHCQVYMDKDERMKKWREKDGNKNWDKIKKAVKDTEGQVLVYDGKVLEYPQFFAISSGKTENAKDVFSNDIPYLKSTDSAGEEIAPKYKSFIEVNLNDFIDKINKNYSNLNLSKDNIGSIMNIISYTEGGSVKELKIGDQIIKGTEFRNLFNLNSTNFSWTIKDNIIKIDCTGYGHGVGMSQWGANAMAKDGKKYDEILTHYYNGVEIKNITYK; from the coding sequence ATGAGGAATAACAAATTTAATAAAGACATAAAGTTAATAATACTAATAACATTAATAACACTTGTAATGTTAATATTATCCCCAATAGTTTTTTTAAAGTCTGATTTTAACATATTTAAACCCTTTGAAATTAATAACAGTATAGTAAAAGAAACGTATAAAATAGAGTTACCTAAAAATAAAAAGGTTAAACTATATAGAAAAGATAAAGACAAGCTTGATGAAATAGATATAGAAGAATATATTATTGGAGTAGTTGCCAGTGAAATGCCAGCTAATTTTGATGAAAACGCATTAAAAGCACAAGCTGTAGCTGCAAGAACTTATTATATAAACAAACTTAATAATCATTGTAAAGAAGCAAGTAAGAGTGAAGGTGAAATATGTGACACAACTCATTGTCAAGTATATATGGATAAGGATGAGAGAATGAAAAAGTGGAGAGAAAAAGACGGTAATAAAAATTGGGATAAGATAAAAAAAGCGGTTAAAGATACAGAGGGGCAAGTGCTTGTTTACGATGGAAAAGTATTAGAGTATCCACAATTTTTTGCAATTAGTTCAGGAAAAACAGAAAATGCCAAAGATGTATTTTCTAATGATATACCTTATTTAAAATCTACAGACAGTGCAGGAGAAGAAATTGCTCCTAAATACAAAAGTTTTATAGAAGTTAATTTAAATGATTTTATAGATAAAATAAATAAAAATTATTCTAATTTAAATTTATCAAAAGATAATATAGGCTCTATTATGAATATAATTTCGTATACAGAAGGTGGAAGTGTAAAAGAATTAAAGATAGGAGATCAAATTATAAAAGGAACTGAATTTAGAAACCTATTTAATTTAAATTCTACAAACTTTAGTTGGACAATAAAAGATAATATTATAAAAATAGATTGTACTGGATATGGACATGGAGTTGGGATGAGTCAGTGGGGAGCTAATGCTATGGCTAAAGACGGAAAAAAATATGACGAAATATTAACTCATTATTATAATGGAGTTGAAATAAAAAATATAACATATAAATAA
- a CDS encoding M23 family metallopeptidase, which translates to MDKNFRQRFRDLLRKESFYIALFLCLCVMAAVGTVSYKRISNQHEVAKVQQPEKELTLNINDKSVTNEIPNAERVENTAKEESKVNEKTASKETAKSVASTTVNLSNPIEGKLSRGYTYPAPVKVEDNLYRTIRGVNINSKIGTEVKAAADGVVDVVENAGVEEGTVVEIKHANGLKTRYGNLDKNVSVKAGDKVTANQVIAKVGDTAKLYDKETFGEYLNLQVINPNGEQVNPEKYLKLK; encoded by the coding sequence ATGGACAAAAATTTTAGACAAAGATTTAGAGACTTATTAAGAAAGGAGAGCTTTTATATTGCTTTATTTCTATGCCTTTGCGTTATGGCTGCTGTAGGAACTGTTTCTTATAAAAGAATAAGTAACCAACATGAAGTTGCAAAGGTTCAACAACCAGAAAAAGAGCTAACTTTAAATATTAATGATAAAAGCGTCACAAATGAAATTCCAAATGCGGAGAGAGTAGAGAATACTGCAAAAGAAGAATCTAAGGTAAATGAAAAAACTGCTTCTAAGGAAACAGCTAAAAGTGTTGCTTCAACAACAGTTAACTTATCAAATCCAATAGAAGGAAAATTAAGTAGAGGATATACTTATCCAGCACCAGTAAAAGTAGAAGATAATTTATACAGAACAATAAGAGGTGTAAATATAAATTCTAAAATTGGAACAGAAGTTAAGGCAGCAGCAGATGGAGTTGTTGATGTCGTAGAAAATGCAGGAGTTGAAGAAGGTACTGTAGTAGAAATTAAACATGCAAATGGATTAAAGACAAGGTATGGAAATCTTGATAAAAATGTTTCTGTAAAAGCTGGAGATAAAGTTACAGCCAATCAAGTAATCGCTAAGGTTGGGGATACAGCTAAATTATATGATAAAGAAACATTTGGTGAATATTTAAATTTACAAGTAATTAATCCAAATGGAGAACAAGTAAATCCAGAAAAATATCTTAAACTTAAATAA
- the spoIIID gene encoding sporulation transcriptional regulator SpoIIID: protein MKDYIEERVLEVAKYIIDSKATIRKTAKVFGVSKSTIHKDMTERLPKINPIIAEETHTILELNKAERHIRGGKATKMKYKAIER from the coding sequence TTGAAAGATTATATAGAAGAAAGAGTGTTAGAGGTTGCTAAGTACATTATAGATTCAAAGGCCACAATAAGAAAAACTGCAAAAGTTTTTGGGGTTAGTAAAAGTACTATCCATAAGGATATGACAGAAAGATTACCAAAAATAAATCCTATAATAGCAGAGGAAACTCATACAATATTAGAATTAAACAAAGCTGAACGTCATATTAGAGGTGGAAAAGCTACTAAAATGAAATATAAAGCTATTGAACGATAA
- a CDS encoding rod shape-determining protein codes for MWFWRTGTDLGIDLGTATVLVYVKGKGVILKEPSVVAINKNNNKLLAVGEEARRMIGRTPGNIVAVRPLRDGVISNYDVTERMLKEFIRKACGKRNITAPKVMVCVPSQATEVEKRAVIDAARNSGAKTVHLIEEPLAAAIGAGIDITKPNGNMVIDIGGGTCDIAVISLGGIVERSSIKIAGDKFTEAIIKYVRNKYKIMIGEKTAEDLKIGIGSAFKGSRSLTAKMKGRNLVTGLPDELEISTEEIREALEESVESIVDVVKTVLERTPPELAADIIEKGILMTGGGALLYGLDKLIEFRTGVEVTIAENAIECVAEGTGAVLGQLDKLDNELNSQEIVLIE; via the coding sequence ATGTGGTTTTGGAGAACTGGGACAGACCTTGGAATTGATTTAGGTACAGCTACTGTGCTAGTTTATGTAAAAGGCAAAGGTGTAATATTAAAAGAACCATCTGTAGTGGCCATAAATAAAAATAATAATAAGTTATTGGCTGTGGGTGAAGAAGCAAGAAGAATGATAGGTCGTACGCCTGGAAATATAGTTGCTGTTCGTCCGTTGAGAGATGGAGTTATTTCAAATTATGATGTAACAGAAAGAATGTTAAAAGAATTTATAAGAAAAGCGTGCGGAAAGAGAAATATTACAGCGCCTAAGGTTATGGTCTGTGTACCTTCTCAAGCTACAGAAGTTGAAAAAAGAGCTGTTATTGATGCCGCAAGAAATTCTGGAGCGAAAACAGTTCATTTAATTGAAGAGCCACTAGCGGCAGCAATTGGTGCAGGCATTGATATAACAAAGCCTAATGGAAATATGGTTATAGATATAGGTGGAGGAACTTGTGATATAGCTGTCATTTCATTAGGTGGAATAGTTGAGAGATCTTCAATTAAGATAGCAGGAGATAAATTTACCGAAGCAATTATAAAATACGTAAGAAATAAATATAAAATAATGATTGGAGAAAAAACTGCCGAAGATTTAAAAATAGGAATAGGTTCAGCATTTAAAGGATCTAGAAGTTTAACAGCTAAGATGAAAGGCAGAAATTTAGTAACTGGATTACCAGATGAATTAGAAATAAGTACAGAAGAAATTAGAGAAGCATTAGAGGAATCTGTTGAGTCCATAGTTGATGTGGTTAAGACTGTATTAGAAAGGACTCCACCTGAATTAGCAGCTGATATAATAGAAAAAGGCATATTAATGACTGGTGGTGGTGCATTACTATATGGACTTGATAAGCTTATAGAGTTTAGAACTGGTGTGGAAGTAACCATAGCAGAGAATGCTATTGAATGCGTTGCTGAAGGCACAGGAGCAGTTTTGGGACAATTAGATAAGCTAGATAATGAATTGAATTCTCAAGAAATAGTTCTTATTGAATAA
- the yyaC gene encoding spore protease YyaC, which translates to MTKHKVNYKSADACFEISESIKDYLNDETIIVCIGTDKCIGDCLGPLVGSILKDSSFELPVYGTLSSPIHALNIDDRLEEIYEKHPDSPIIGVDACLGNKDAIGEIHTRDYAIHPGKGVGKELPEVGIASIIGIVDTVNNSEVFSSYSIRLSLVMDMAKLISKALIDAYNKK; encoded by the coding sequence TTGACTAAGCATAAAGTAAATTACAAATCAGCAGATGCCTGTTTTGAGATATCTGAATCAATTAAAGATTATCTTAATGATGAAACAATAATAGTCTGTATCGGTACTGATAAATGTATTGGTGATTGTTTAGGTCCTTTAGTAGGGTCAATTTTAAAAGATAGCTCATTTGAATTACCTGTATATGGTACACTTTCAAGTCCTATACACGCTTTAAATATAGATGATCGACTAGAAGAAATATACGAAAAACATCCTGATTCTCCAATAATAGGAGTAGATGCATGCCTAGGTAATAAAGATGCTATTGGAGAAATTCACACTAGAGATTATGCTATACATCCCGGAAAAGGTGTTGGTAAAGAGTTACCTGAAGTTGGTATAGCTTCAATAATTGGTATAGTTGATACTGTTAATAACTCTGAAGTATTCTCTTCTTACAGTATAAGACTTTCTTTAGTTATGGATATGGCTAAATTAATATCAAAAGCTTTAATCGACGCATATAATAAAAAATAA